From the Gossypium hirsutum isolate 1008001.06 chromosome A02, Gossypium_hirsutum_v2.1, whole genome shotgun sequence genome, the window actttttcaaaacaaaacaagaaaataaattaactttctttaaaaaattttaaaatataaattttgaattttaaaatttattttgaaatttttttgtaatttttgttgagagataaatcaatttgttctttttcaaaatttataagaaCCAAAGAActatttacaccaatctgttgtttgaattattcaaattgtaaaattcagcTCAACTCGAACTCGAACTCGAGACttaaattacttattcgagttgactcgaaaaaattgaataacttaaaattcaattttttttatacttttttcaaatcgaattgtATTTTACTCACCCCAACAATGCtgatatgaaaaaataataatgagatagTTGTAGTTTGAATATCTATCTAAATCATAATTTGAAGAGTTAtggtatattataaataaaattaaacaaaaattgtGTCCAAGTTGTggataaatttaatcaatttgtaTTTAACTTGtggataattaaatttaaacaaagaCGCTGGAGTGATGGTTTTTATAAGACACTCGTTTGATACATcccaatatttaacaaaaaaaaccaaGACGGATTGAATGAAAAACCCAATCCCTAAATCAACTGTAGTCATTTAAATTCCAAGTTCTACAAAGACGGTGGAGGGATAATTCTTATAATACACTCGTTTGATACGGATTCAAGTTGTGGTAGCCTCATCTACTATCCCAaatatttaaccaaaaaaaaaaccaagacgGATTGAATGAAAAACTCAATCCCTAAATCAACTGTAGTCATTTAAATTCCAAGTTCaactaaaaaaaactttgggTGAGAGTTTTTAGTACTCCAAAACCCCTTAAATCTATGAACTGGATAAAAGGATTCAACTTTATGTTCAAATGATATTgaaaaaaaacccagaaaaactCGGTAGAATGAGGCTAATAAGTTCTTAGTTTGAGAGCAAAGCTAAACTTTTTGAGTAGGTCTCACAGCTATTACTTCATAATAGATCAAAAGTTTGTTGAACGTTGatcaacataatatcatatagtaattgatagaaaaataacacgAAAAGATCCAAACCCGAACCTCAGTTCACTAAAAACTCTCCAATGTATCATAGTAATAACTCTGCAACGGATAAATGAACTCTGCAAGTAAGATTCATTTCATAGTTGCATTTTCCAGCAAGTTAAGCAATTAAACCACATAAAACAGTCAGTGCAAAGTTTCCACCTATGATAAGAATCTCAATGCTGCTAAAAAGAGTCAACCTATAGCAAGTTTTAGATCATAAGAAAGAATTCAATCcaacaataaaaagaaaactgGCTCGATCGAATATGTTATGTTCTACAACTAGCTCGATTTGATTTATATTTGCCTCTTACTGCGAATTCGAGTTTTTCTTCATACAGCTTCAACAGCTCCGGAGCTTTGTCTTTATATTTGTTAACAAACCTTTGAACAAACACCTTTTCTGAAGTTCCAAACATGACTGAAAATCTCCAGTCCTTAATCAAACCTTTCGACAACAACTCTTGAGCAAACAAAGCCCTCGGAACAATCAGTTTCTCCAAGCTCCGAGAGACAATAGTCGGATGATTAGCAATGATCAAGGATTCAAACCCCATTTCGTTCACTAAGAAATCCATGATGGCTGTGATCTTCTCTTTCGACGGATCCAAAACACCAGGAAACTTTCGAAAAGCTTTCCAAATCTCTTCATCAGACCAACCCCATTTCTTATAAACATCAAACTTACCCTCCATTGCAGATTTGCTCACTTTTCTAAACAAAATGACAGCATGAAGGAACTTAAGCAACAATGGATTAAACCCCATTTCCTTAACATCCTTAACAATCTCCTTAAACCGATCCGGCAACATAATGAAAGACCGCGAATGGTAATTAAACATCGTTCTGATACTCGATTCCGGCACTCCATTATCCAGCAAAGTTTTAACATTAGGCAACATATAAACATCAAAGTTACAAGGGATTAGAAATGGATTCCTTCTTAAAGCTATAATTGCCTTTGAATCAGATTGGAGAAAACTGCTAAGTTGATTGAAAGAAGGGATTATCAGTTTCTTCAAGCTATGAGAAAAAAGCCTGGGGTTATGAAGCAAGAGCTTGGAAATATCACGGTTTGCTCCACCTTTAGATTGAAAGAAGTGGATTTTGGGCAAAAGGGTTTTCTCGAGATCGGAACGGAGCAAATGTGGTCGGACCTCGATGATTTTTCGGATCTGGGTGTCGGAAAACCCGTATTTTTCTAAGAACGCGATGACGGCATCGGCCTTTTTTGGGGTTTTGAAATGGACGCACTTAGAGGCTCTGAGAGCGGATTCCGGTGAGAAGCCGAGGTTGTTTGTGAGGTAAGAGACGGTAAAAGATCGAGATTGGTCGAGTGAGACATTGGAGAAGGGTCGAATTGTGAAGAAGAGTGATGGGTTGTTTGAGAAGGGACTGTTCGTGACATTGTATAAAAGCTTAAAGAAATCGATGATATTTTTGCTGTAAGGATTGAACATTATCGGACATTGAAATGAAATCAAGCTTagataaagaaaaaggaaacttACGCTGATAAAGCTTTCAACTTTGAACCTTGAAATGAAACACAGACAAGGGAGGTCACTCTTCAAATTTCAGGGTTTTTACAGTAAACCCAAAGCTTCAAAGTTTATGACCGACTTCCGGGTCGACCCGAAATCGAAAATTGTTCGAGTCTGTTTATCCAACGCCAAGGCTGGGTTAGGATTAAAAAACCATTTTTATTAGGTTCCATATATATTAGGCTTAATTACattccaaattttaaatttatcatttaaatccAAATTTTCTAAGTAAGTCCTTATTCTTCAAAGTATTTGTATTATGTACCCATCCCATAATCAACTTAAATTTATCCTgttagaaaatatatatacatttacaaattaatctatatgtttttttttagaaagaaaatgaaacaatCTAATTACATAAAACTAAGCCAATCCCCTCAAGGAGAGTCGTCAAACAGTGGTAATCCTCCCTCTTATCGTGGACCATTTTGGTCGGACCGTCAGTATCATTATTATCCTTTCTAGAGATAGGCTATAAACTCTAATGTCTTACCTTTTGTCAAAAGTTGATGAATTATCTTGATCAAAACGAAATTAGAACCATTTGAAGAACTGTCCTTAATCCCAAATATTACACTATCATAACCCCAATCCAATAAAAGTATCAAACCATCTAAGATGTCTCATAATTCAACATCAAGTACGAAATAACTCCGCAAATATTTATTGTAACCTAAAATACACCCTCCATTTCTATCGCGTACTATTCCCTCAACTACAGCAAAATCGGCTTAAATTCTAATAGTACCATCAGTATTCAAACTGACCCTATTGCCTcctaaacatgaaaatgaatttgACCTGGGCGATATTGCCTTATTAAGAGAGGCATGCTGTTTTGCCCAAGCATAAGACACGTTGACAATTTCAATATCGCAAAGTTTTTAGCTTCcctaaatttcttttaaatcttaCCTCAACCCCTTTATAAAAGAAAGTCAAAAACCTAATCAATACAACAATACTTTGAACATCAATACATTATAACcccatattttataattaattcaaacaaaaattaccaaaaaggGTGTATAAGTCAAAAGTTTTTCAATGTGTGATTAAAAATTTATCAGATAGAACAGTAATTGATAGAAAAATAACAGGAAAAAAAATCCAAACCCAAACTTTGGTTTAATAAAAACTCTCCAATGAATCATATAAATTCTCTAATAGTAAGAGCAGTAGTTTGTTTTGATGGGAGAGAATTCATTTTCATTTCACCATTTCAACCCAGAAAACAATAAAGATTCATCAATGAACTTAAATGTAGCGCAAGAACTAAGGACACAAGTAAATTTGTCCTAAAATGAACCACCCTCCAAATATTAAGGGTTCCCAACAGAGCTTTCCAACTTCTCAGCGATCCTTTCTGCTTCTTTGATGATTCCCCCAGTGTCTAAGTCCTACTttcgttcttcttcttcttttttttttttttttgaaattaaaccTAGTATTAAAGCAATGATTTGATCATAGTTTGACTTTCTTTTTAGGTCTTTTCAATGTACATTCATGATCCTCCACCACCTGCAATAGTTAAAGCTTCTCATTTGATCAGTTAATAATGGAATGCAGGGCAAAAACATATGGTTGGCAAAATATAAATGTACCTtcttcattttgttcttcttttttttattctttttgttcCTGTTCTTGTTCTTGTTCGTATCTTTCTTAGGTTCGGGAATTCCCGACTTAGCTTCTTCCAACGAGTCCTGCGAAATTGATGGACTGGTAACAAATTGAGAGGCAAAAAACACCTCGAGAGTTTTGCGTGTAAATGATTAGAAAATGGCAGAATCAAAGTACCTCAGAGTCACCGAATGAATCTACGTGTCGAACCCTAGTTCCAGAACTCGAAGCCCCACCTACACATAAACAGAAAAACGGATATCagagaaagaaggaaaaggaatTACAAACTAAGGCTGCGCAGTGAGGTAACTCGCTAAACTGTCATCTTTTTACCAGAGACTTTATTTTTTCCTAAAAGACCTCGACACATGTACAAACAGATGTATAGAGATATGATCCTCTAAATACGTTCTAAAGCAGATTCTATAAGCATATGAAAACAACTAGAACCCTAAAGATGAACTTGTTAGGTAACTTGCTGAATTGCAATCTATGTTACCggactttttaatttttctaaactaCTAGTATTCGGACATGAGAATAGGGATATGATCCtccaaatatataattaaaaaatatatatagaaagtTTTAGCAACTGGATTTCTTATAAGATTCAAAAAATTGTGATTATATGACCTGTGATCTCTCTTCCTTTCATGTTCCAAAATCAAATAAACCAACAGCTTCTCTTCCCATGAAAACAACTAATACAAACACAAATAAAACTAAATCCACGTCCAAGCAATTTAGAGTCCATTTGACACTTAAACTAAGCTAAAAAAAGGGTCAAATTTTAGCACACAAATAATCTTTCTATGAACTAGATCAGATATGTGATGCAAAATTAagcaaaaattccaaaaaaaaaatcatattaaagaAAACCAAACTAAGATTAAAagtagagaagaaaaagaaatgaataaaagagTACTTTGAAAGACGGTAGCTTTAGCGTTATTGACAGCCAATTCAAGGAGTTGAGGATTAATGGAAGACAAGCCGTTGGGATCTTGGAGTTTCCTTTCGAGGAACTTAGCCAAAGCAGCAGCTTTATTAGTTGTTAAAGGTCCTCCTGGATGAGCCAATCTGCAATCATAATTACAACtcagtgaaaaataaaaaataaatttgaatcaaattcgaaattagataataaaaaaagggGACCCTAAACCTAACCCTAACCTGGGTTTGGAAAGGGAGGGAGGAGGGAGAGGAGCAAATTTGCTCCCTCGAAGTGCTTTCCTTTCTTCTTCGCTTAGTTCTTCTTTATCTTTTTTCACCATCGTTATTCTCTGATTCTATCTCTTTCTTGATAAGACACCAttaaagaaaaaatcaagttcaaaaCTTCAAAAAGCCTCTGCCTTTCTTAAAAAATAACCTTTCTTTGACTTGGCGgctcaatacttgtttttttattttaattattgataaaataattatgggtaaacaactaaaatagtcacttttatttatttcagtttatattttagttatttatgtttgaaatgttacgttttagtcactgaACTGTTAATTAATATTAACAGTGTAATAGTAAGCTGACGTGACactttaaatcatcattttaaacaaaaattttaggttaatttatacaaccggtctctatattttttcgttttaagtaatttaattttttattttatgttcttttaacttttttttcattctcttctgcttctcccccTGTTTTGCTCCCTTCTTCatttttaacgtagtttttctatatttttcatttgttaaaactagtcattatacttttatttattttaaacaatttaattttttgagtGACGCAAGCTTGtggactaattttaacaaataaaaaatatagaaaaactacgttaataGAAATGAAGAAGGGAGTAAAATAGAGGAaaagcaaaagagaatggaaaataaagaaaaaattttaaaagaacataaaagaaataaaaaaatatatatagggatcaattgtagaatttaacctaaaatttttattgaaaatgatgatttaacgtgccacatcaacttaccgttacaccgttaataacaattaatgactcagtgattaaaatattacaacacaataatataaaagattaaaagataacattttaaacataatgactaaaatgtaacatgaggcAAACAAAGTGAATATTTtgatagtttattttttttaattaaatatattggtaaggtttttaattaaatttatagttagattagatttttttttagacGAAAGCTTTCTAAAttcttacataaaaaaattaaaaaaaaaaagcatttcaCCGGGAAAGCCCATTGACCACCGGGAAAACCCTTTGATCACCATTTAACGTTCAGATATCAAGAAACAGAACGTGGGGGCTTGGGTTTTTTACACCTTTGCCCAGTTTTTGCCGCCTTTCTTTCAGTTACAACAATTCCATTCAAATGCCCCCGCCGGAAACTATAGTTTAACGGTCATATTTCAAGAACCATTACTTTCATCTCAAGCACCCTTCTCCTATTTATATACACCGGACATTTATCTCAAGAAAGCAGCATTCCCAGTTTCAAGCAAATACAGAAAATAATTTGTTGTTATTAAAAACGATAAGATGATGGAGCTTCTCAGCCGTGATGATTTTAAGGACACAAAGATTGATCCCAATTGGGGTCCTTTTGATTACTTGTTGCACGTAGTCCATGTTGACCAACAGAAATTTCAGAAAAGCCACAATGCACCCCCACCACCTGAAATCCTTTGCAAACAATACCATACGGGTTTCAAGCTGAGGTTTAAGTTCAACAACAGCGTTGGACTGAAAAGGAAACGCAATCTCAAAGCTGTAGAAGAGGAAGACGATGGCGATTGGGTAGCACCAAAACTGAAGCCGAAGAGAAGTAAGAAGCAAGAGAAATCCGTTTGCCCAATCCCACCATCAGACTTGCCTCCCAAATTCAGACAACTTATAGTTGAAGAGATGGGAGGTAGGGATTTGGTTCTGGTCATACAAAAGACCATCTTTTTCTCCGACATAAACCCTACTGCCAGTCGTTTCTCCATACCCTTCTCGCAAGTCAAAACTCATGACTTTCTCAACGAGGCAGAGGCTAAAGAGTTAGATGACAAAAACCCCATGCAGGTGTGGTTGTTAGACCCATCCATGAAGGGAACGAGCATTACCTTGAACAAGTGGGTTATGGGGTCAAGTTCGCTCTATGTCCTCACTAACACGTGGAACCCTATTGTGAAGAACAACCAACTCAAGAAAGGCGATACGGTCCAGCTCTGGTCTTTCCGGATGAATTCCCTGCTGTGCTTCGCACTCTTAAAGCTCTAGCTTCCGATCATATTTGCGTAGGGTTTTGACTTGTTAGTATTCTGTTTTGTTTTCATTGATTAATAGTCTTTTATTATCACCAAGCATGTTTGGTGGTTAATACTTATTGAAGTTGCATTTTACTAGTTTTTTTTCTCGATATAGTTGAAAATTCACTCAAActgtatgatatatatattgcttCTTCTATATAGTGTTAAATCGAATATGGACAACCATCCATAAGTTTTAGAGGATGctcattttgatattaatttgCTCAACAAAGTATAGGAGCTAAGTATTGTTGCAGTCATAAGCGTGATTGGGAAGGGTAGAGACATCAGTGGCAAAAGATTCCATATTCATATCTCCAAATGCCTCAAACATTGAGTTTGTGTTGTGTAGCGACAAGCTCTAATGTATTTACATCTGCCCTTGCGTCCATCTAATCTACCATatcatgtacccaaaaaaaatattgtatttatcatgAGTGATATCTGTATCTATATATCTatctatttttagtttttttatatatcttaACTATTAAAAGTGAATGACCAaaacatctttaaaattttaaaactaacctatctatacatatatatatatcaatctacttcaaaatgaataaatttaaatataattttttaatttatttatttaaaatttaaattatgtagCTTTTGTATCAATACAGTCATGAAATTTACAGACTACACCGTGGGAAGTTAACAATATCAATGGTATCATCATCCCTGCCTCACTCACTTATCACCCCAACACTGCTGGAAACAGTTCACATAGAAAGTACATGATTTCCTAATCCCCCGACCCCCCGTTTCATCGAGTCGCGAGAATCAACTTCATGTTGGGAAGAAaacgaacaaccgaaacaaagcgaaagcacaaccgatgttctttctctccctataactcctgtcaaaaattatggcaagcacaatagcacaaaaTATGTTCTCTAggaaccttaatcaaccacaaatcaactaatgcaaccacaacaaaaataaatagagacaccggtattttacgtggaaaacccctctaaattaagggtaaaaaccacgagACTTTAAAGTCCGATCAAGAGCTCCACTAttatcaaatgttcaactacaagatcacaatatcaagcctacaacaagcattcaactccaacaaggctaacaatatgtaatctttagcaaaagatagaaaaataagagaacatcaccaaaaaacgcagctgctgaaaaatgggtatttccgacgctacaagactcggatgaaaaatccgaccgtacaaagtcaagaacaccttatcgcctagctgctgtccaaaaatcagctcaatcgaaccacggatggaacttcgatcgaagagttgatcactgctgcaccaagcttgaaaaactgatttttctattctctttttctccaacgagcttcaatctcactctctttctCTCTAGATGTAATTGAGAATTTTGCTCTCAATTAAGAATGCTACCCACTCCCACGTTAAAAggccaaaaaattggcttttgacaaaaccaaaaagaaggcaaaacattgtggcagaaaatatgggtttcccacatagtgggatcCATACCCAACACTTCAAGCTGGATTTCTCTGCATGTTTGGATTAACAGGTGCAAGATCAGAGCTAAAGCACTTCTTGACAAATTTCATTGTGTTACATTAGCAAGATGTCCTTGGGGTACTGAAATTATTCACCATGAGAATCTTGTATGCCAAAAACAACTTCTGCTTGCTCCTTTCGGCTAACCCACATCCTGATATCGGCCAGCAGAACGGTTGGTTTAGATTCGAACATCTATATTTGAAGAAATATGATGTGTCTTCATTCTTCTCTATGATGAAGATATCGGTTAAGCACCCACGTtatataatttgatcattttagtcACTGTCATTAAAACCACAAATAGAAAACTAACGTGGCAATTAAAAAGTcggtataatattaaattttgtcctcaatttttatatattatatcaatttagtcataattttaaaaatttaacccttaaaatttACAAATGGTCTCAATTTAAGTctaatcataaaaaaatcaaagaaatgtataaaaatacataatattttcaaaaaaaaattaaactgtatatgattatttatattaatattaaataaaataaaaatctatcaCCTCATCCCTCTCCCCCACCGGACCCCCCCGAACAGTCTCTATCCCCCCTTCCTCCCCACCACCGTCCCTCTCTGCTGCTACTACTGTAAATTCACCCGGGACGAGAAAAAGCTAAACAAAAGAATATGTTTGAAATTCTTCCATAAGGTGATGCAATCTTCTACATTTATCAGGAATTGTGAAATCTATTTAGCTTACTAAAAGccgagagttaaatttattattatatcaaatttttaattgtCACGTTAGCTTGCCGTTTGTGATTTTAATAAGAGTGGCCAAAATGACTGAACTATGTAATATGTGCTTAAATTGTGAACTTTCTATTTTAGgtgcttaaaataaaaaaaattatagttaagTGACTATCTATGTAGTTTActcataaaataaagaaatgtgagagagaaaaaaatacataagtgGTAGGGCtcacaataaaaaaaaaagatacagCATCATGTCAGCATTTAACATGCCACGTGTAATTTCGTTGCAGTTTTAATAGCAAACAAGGATAAGTGACAAAATTATTATCAATTGAAACATCggtgattaaaatgtaaatttaaacaaacaaaaaggattatttttatagtttactctTAACAAATAAAGGAGATAAGAATTTGGCTTCTctttatatattgtttatttttcaatataaaaacaaaatatggttgttgttttttttttggattgaaaGGAAACCAAATTTTTATCTTTCCCAATATATTTTTTGGATTGTTGAAAATTGATCTGAAACGTTAAAAAAGTTTCTTCAATAATTGAgtcaattttagaattttttttttctttttatttgaatatagcattctaaaattttaggggttttttaGAATATCAAAATAAGTGTAAAAGTAAATTGCCAAAATAGATCTTTTTAATACTTATTATTTCTTAGCATTGCATTATGTTTAATAtggaaatttaatttatttaatgttatatcatgcttttcataaaaaattaataattatttcctAGTGTACAAAAAATACCAACTATACAAGAGAATTATCATAGAAATCCTAAGAGCAATGCATATCGAGAGCAGAATAAAAGGCCAGAAAACAGCTTCATGAACGAGGTTCGAGGTGAATATCGAATATGGATATGGATATGTGTCTAACAGGGATGTAAAACACGAGTTTCAAACAGGGGAGTACAGAGCATTCAGTAAAGTAATATAATCCTCCCCCATATCTTTACTTATAAACTTTAAGACAACAATAAACTAAAACAATTACAGGTCACATATTTCCTAGCAGATAATGGCCATCTACCATGGTGAAACCATTGGTTTGCAAGGGATGGATAAATTTTgcaggaaaaaaaatgaaattctcTTAAATTTACAATGATGCCTATTTCTTTGgcctaaatttctaaaaataaaaatatgcaggCAAAATGCATGAGGTCAATTCCAATGGTTGaatgagatttgatttgattctgattcGATTTGATTAATCGGTGTGAAGTATTGCAGTCTCTTTGGAACATTGGGGCCTTGGAATGTTGCCCACAAGACATGGGAGTCCAAATGCCACTGCAAAAACTCACCTCTCCTAGATAGTTCATCTGTAAATTATTTCGGACTAACCAAGCAAGAACCTGAAAACATCGCTCAGCGAGATAATGCCTTCTACACGGTTACTGCCAGCTTCCACGATAACAAGTCGCCTGACACCTGAAAATCAGGTTGGGTTAAAATACTGTCAGATGGGTTATACTTTTTTGGAATTGAACTACATGATTTATCTCGGAATATATTGCAATGCTACTTCACTTGTTCTAAAGGCCACCAAATCATTATCattcttcaaaaataaaaaacaaaagaaatataatGGAGTTTGAGAGAGAGAAAGTTACCAGGGTTTGCCAATTGTTCCATCACTTTAAGCAATGTATCGGTATGCAAACACATCTGAAATCTTTGAGTTCTTGGCTCATAAGGACTGTTAGAATCTTGACCCAATTGCAATGCCTAAcgaa encodes:
- the LOC107938282 gene encoding transcription termination factor MTERF6, chloroplastic/mitochondrial, whose amino-acid sequence is MFNPYSKNIIDFFKLLYNVTNSPFSNNPSLFFTIRPFSNVSLDQSRSFTVSYLTNNLGFSPESALRASKCVHFKTPKKADAVIAFLEKYGFSDTQIRKIIEVRPHLLRSDLEKTLLPKIHFFQSKGGANRDISKLLLHNPRLFSHSLKKLIIPSFNQLSSFLQSDSKAIIALRRNPFLIPCNFDVYMLPNVKTLLDNGVPESSIRTMFNYHSRSFIMLPDRFKEIVKDVKEMGFNPLLLKFLHAVILFRKVSKSAMEGKFDVYKKWGWSDEEIWKAFRKFPGVLDPSKEKITAIMDFLVNEMGFESLIIANHPTIVSRSLEKLIVPRALFAQELLSKGLIKDWRFSVMFGTSEKVFVQRFVNKYKDKAPELLKLLTLFSSIEILIIGGNFALTVLCGLIA
- the LOC107938284 gene encoding uncharacterized protein isoform X1, with the translated sequence MVKKDKEELSEEERKALRGSKFAPLPPPSLSKPRLAHPGGPLTTNKAAALAKFLERKLQDPNGLSSINPQLLELAVNNAKATVFQSGASSSGTRVRHVDSFGDSEDSLEEAKSGIPEPKKDTNKNKNRNKKNKKKKNKMKKVVEDHECTLKRPKKKVKL
- the LOC107938284 gene encoding uncharacterized protein isoform X2 is translated as MVKKDKEELSEEERKALRGSKFAPLPPPSLSKPRLAHPGGPLTTNKAAALAKFLERKLQDPNGLSSINPQLLELAVNNAKATVFQSGASSSGTRVRHVDSFGDSEDSLEEAKSGIPEPKKDTNKNKNRNKKNKKKKNKMKKL